The sequence GGTGGGTGGGCGAGGCCGCCACGACCACCGTGTTTCCGCCCACGATCGCCGGGGCGATCACACTGACCAGGCCGAGCAGCGCCGGCGCCGCGGGGGCCACCACGGCCACCACACCGGTTGGCTCCGGCGTCGACAGGTTGAGGTACGGGCCAGCAACCGGGTTCGCGCCGCCTCGCACCTGGGCCAGCTTGTCCGCCCAGCCGGCGTACCAGACCCATCGGTCGGTCGCGGCGTCCACCTCGTCGCCGGGGACGCCCAGGGCCACGAACTGCTCGCGCCGGCCCTCCAGCATCTCGGCGGCGCGGTAGAGGATCTGACCCCGGTTGTACGCGGTCGCGCCGGCCCAACCCGAACCGGCGGCTCGGGCCGCCACAACAGCGTCCCGTGCGTCCTTGCGCGAGGCGAGCGCCACGTTGGCGGTACTGTTCTCACCCGACTGCACGAGATATGACCGTCCCGACTCGCTGCGCGGGAACTTCCCGCCGATGTAGAGCTTGTACGTCTTTCGTACCGCGACCCGCTCAGACATTCAGGTATGCCTCCAGCCCGTGCCGGCCGCCCTCGCGACCGTAGCCCGACTCCTGGTAACCGCCGAACGGCGAGGTAGGGTCGAATTTGTTGAAGGTGTTTGCCCAGACCACGCCGGCGCGGAGCCGGTCGGCCAGCCACAGCATCCGGGAGCCCTTCTCCGTCCACACGCCGGCCGAGAGCCCGTACGGCGTGTTGTTGGCCTTCTCGACGGCCTCG comes from Salinispora tropica CNB-440 and encodes:
- a CDS encoding aldehyde dehydrogenase family protein, whose product is MSERVAVRKTYKLYIGGKFPRSESGRSYLVQSGENSTANVALASRKDARDAVVAARAAGSGWAGATAYNRGQILYRAAEMLEGRREQFVALGVPGDEVDAATDRWVWYAGWADKLAQVRGGANPVAGPYLNLSTPEPTGVVAVVAPAAPALLGLVSVIAPAIVGGNTVVVAASPTHPLAAVTLAEVLATADLPAGVVNILTGRLEETVPSLAGHRDVNALDLTGAADAELATSLEVRAAENLKRVLRPVPANHDWYADPGLARMTALLETKTVWHPKGG